The Burkholderia ubonensis genome has a window encoding:
- a CDS encoding cytochrome d ubiquinol oxidase subunit II, producing the protein MNTSAHSMLAFTWFALIGLMLVFYVVTDGFDLGVGMLTLLKRTRDERDVMVETIGHVWDANETWLVVVGGALFGAFPAAYALLMQSLYVPVMTMIAGLIMRGAAIEFRHGDRHGPAWDTVFGAGSLVAAISQGVMLGRIVTGLAPGAFGVAFSGVAALGVVTGYALLGATYVAKKTVGALEQWARRIALLCAVLTVAAAAVLTAATWAGSAVGRERWLEPGVFPVLAALALCAALSFAWLVASLYLGSVRGPFRAAVALFVVSFTGLAVSVYPDFVPGRLAILAASSDTATLVFMLIGIGFIFPVMIGYNLYQYSVFRGKVTGTARAGD; encoded by the coding sequence ATGAACACTTCCGCTCATTCGATGCTGGCCTTCACGTGGTTCGCGCTGATCGGCCTGATGCTCGTCTTCTATGTCGTCACCGACGGCTTCGATCTCGGCGTCGGCATGCTCACGTTGCTCAAACGTACGCGCGACGAACGCGACGTGATGGTCGAGACGATCGGCCACGTGTGGGATGCGAACGAGACCTGGCTCGTCGTGGTGGGCGGCGCACTGTTCGGCGCCTTTCCGGCCGCCTACGCGCTGTTGATGCAGAGCCTCTACGTGCCCGTGATGACGATGATCGCCGGACTCATCATGCGCGGCGCGGCGATCGAATTTCGTCACGGCGACCGGCACGGGCCGGCGTGGGATACGGTATTCGGCGCGGGCAGCCTGGTGGCCGCGATTTCGCAGGGCGTCATGCTCGGCCGCATCGTCACGGGGCTCGCGCCCGGCGCGTTCGGCGTCGCGTTTTCCGGCGTCGCGGCGCTCGGCGTGGTGACGGGTTATGCGTTGCTCGGCGCCACCTACGTCGCGAAGAAGACGGTGGGCGCCCTCGAACAGTGGGCTCGTCGTATCGCGTTGCTGTGCGCCGTGCTCACCGTGGCGGCGGCGGCCGTGCTGACGGCGGCCACCTGGGCCGGCAGCGCGGTGGGACGCGAGCGGTGGCTCGAGCCCGGCGTGTTCCCGGTGCTCGCGGCACTGGCCCTGTGCGCCGCACTGTCGTTCGCGTGGCTGGTCGCTTCGCTCTATCTGGGCAGCGTGCGCGGGCCGTTTCGCGCCGCCGTGGCGCTCTTCGTGGTCTCGTTCACGGGGCTCGCGGTCAGCGTCTATCCCGACTTCGTGCCCGGCAGGCTCGCCATTCTCGCGGCTTCGTCGGATACGGCGACGCTGGTGTTCATGCTGATCGGCATCGGCTTCATCTTTCCGGTGATGATCGGCTACAACCTTTATCAGTACTCGGTCTTTCGCGGCAAGGTGACGGGGACGGCCCGAGCGGGCGACTGA